The nucleotide window TGGGTCCGCACGGCCACGGCGGGATCATCGACCGTGTCCGCGATGTCCTCGGCTGATCCCGTCGCCGCGGTCGGCGGCGCACCGGCCGGCGGCTCCGACGGCGGCGCGGCGGACGACGACGGCGGGACCGCACCCGACGACGACGGCGGCGCGGCGAACGACGACGAAGGGACCTCAGCGGACGGCACCTGGCTCGAGCTGTCGGTGGCCGCGGACGTCGAGGCGGTGGAGGCGGTGAGCGAGATCCTCGGCCGCGTCGCCTCCGGCGGGACGAGCGTCGAGCCCGCGTTCATCCTCAGCGACGAGGGGCTCGGCGCGTTCGTGGACGCCTCGCGACCGGCGACCGTCCGGGCGTACCTCCCCGCGCGCGACCGAACGGCGGCGCGGACCGCCATCCACGACACCCGGATCGCGCTCGGCCACCTTCAGGCGTTCGGGATCCGGCCGATCGGCGACCTCGACGTCCGGGTCGTGCACGAGGCGGACTGGGCGGAGGCGTGGAAGGCGCATTTCCCGGTCCTGCGCGTCGGTCGCCGGCTCGTCATCCGGCCGACCTGGCGTCGGCATGCGCGGCGACCGGACGACGTGGTGCTCGCTCTCGACCCGGGGATGGCCTTCGGGACGGGCCTCCATCCAACGACCCGGCTCTGCCTCGCGGCGCTCGAGGTGGTCGCCGACCGCGCCGCCCCCGCGCTCGGTCGCGTCCTCGACGTCGGGACCGGCTCCGGGATCCTCGCGATCGCCGCCGGCCTGCTCGGTGCGGACGCGATCGTCGGCGTGGATCCCGATCCGATCGCCGTCGACGCGGCGAGGGCGAACATCGGCCGCAACGGTCTCGCGCGACGGACGCGGATCCGGGCCGGCTCCGTTCCGACCGGCGAGCCGCCGTTCGACATCGTCCTCGCCAACCTCATCGCGTCGCTCCTCGTCACCCTCGCACCGGACCTGAGCGCCGAGCTGGCGCCCGACGGCACGCTCATCGCGTCGGGCATCTTCATCGACCGCGAGGGCGATGTCCGGGCGGCGTTCGAGGCCGCCGGGCTCACGGTGCTCGACCGCCTCGCCGAGGGGGAGTGGGTGGCGCTCGTCGCGACTCGTAACGGGACGCGACTATGATCGGGCCGATGACGACCGACTGCCTCTTCTGCGGCATCGCCCGCGGCGACGTCCCCGCCACCCAGGTCCACGCCGACGATGTCATCGTCGCCTTCCGCGATATCGCGCCGCGCGCGCCCACCCACATCCTCCTCATCCCGCGCGAGCACATCGCGTCGGCGGCGGACCTGACGGAGGCGCACGGACCGCTCCTCGGGCGACTGTTCGCGATGGCGGCGGAGGTCGCCCGGCGGGAGGGGATCGCCGACGGCGGATACCGGATCGTCTCGAACGTCGGGCGGTGGGGCGGCCAGACCGTCGATCATCTGCACATCCATCTCATGGGCGGACGACCGTTCACCTGGCCGCCCGGGTGAGGCCGCCGACGCGCGGAGCGAGCGGCGGATCGCGGTCGCCGAGGATCGGGCGGGTCACCGCCGCGGCAGCGGTCGGTCTGCTCATCGGACTCGCACTCGCCGGCTGCGGGGTCGCCGCGCCGACCGGTCCGATCACCCCGGCGCCCACATTCGCACTCCCGACCTACTCGACTGCCATCGCCGAGACCCGCCGCGAGATCGCGGCGGCGCTCGCGGTCGACTCACTCCAGCTCCAGGACGCGACGCAGCCGTTCCGGCCGCCCGAGCCCCTCGCCTTCATCGATGCGCCGCGCGGCATCTTCCAGGTGATCCTGCCGGCGGATCCGGCCCACGGCTACATCGTCGTCTACGAGTTCCGCGACGTGGCGACCGCGGCGACCGCCGGCCGCCAGCTCGCGTCGTTCGTGGGCACCGGTCCCGGCCGGGTGGAGTTTCCGCCCGACACCCAGCATGTGATCCGTCAGCTCGGGACGACGATCGTCGACTACAGCTGGTCGCCGGCAAACTCGACGGACGCCCGGGCCCCCATGATCCTCACGGCCCTCGCCACGGTCGGCATCGCCGTCCCCGTGCCGCAGTAGGCGGCCTGCCCGCTTCGGAACCTGGCCCGCCTCGGGCCCGCTTCGGAACCCGGCCCGCTTCGGAACCCCGCTCAGGAACCTTCGCGGACCGGCAGCGGTTCCTCCACCGCGGCCCAGCGGCGGACCTGATCGCGCTTCACC belongs to Chloroflexota bacterium and includes:
- the prmA gene encoding 50S ribosomal protein L11 methyltransferase, whose amino-acid sequence is MSSADPVAAVGGAPAGGSDGGAADDDGGTAPDDDGGAANDDEGTSADGTWLELSVAADVEAVEAVSEILGRVASGGTSVEPAFILSDEGLGAFVDASRPATVRAYLPARDRTAARTAIHDTRIALGHLQAFGIRPIGDLDVRVVHEADWAEAWKAHFPVLRVGRRLVIRPTWRRHARRPDDVVLALDPGMAFGTGLHPTTRLCLAALEVVADRAAPALGRVLDVGTGSGILAIAAGLLGADAIVGVDPDPIAVDAARANIGRNGLARRTRIRAGSVPTGEPPFDIVLANLIASLLVTLAPDLSAELAPDGTLIASGIFIDREGDVRAAFEAAGLTVLDRLAEGEWVALVATRNGTRL
- a CDS encoding histidine triad nucleotide-binding protein encodes the protein MTTDCLFCGIARGDVPATQVHADDVIVAFRDIAPRAPTHILLIPREHIASAADLTEAHGPLLGRLFAMAAEVARREGIADGGYRIVSNVGRWGGQTVDHLHIHLMGGRPFTWPPG